One part of the Pandoraea faecigallinarum genome encodes these proteins:
- the hemE gene encoding uroporphyrinogen decarboxylase, producing MSQALQNDTFLRALLRQPTEYTPIWLMRQAGRYLPEYNATRAKAGSFLALAKNPAYATEVTLQPLERFPLDAAILFSDILTIPDAMGLGLSFEAGEGPRFAHPLRTEADVRRLQAPDLDSLRYVFDAVSEIRRALNGRVPLIGFSGSPWTLACYMVEGAGSADFRTVKTMMYERPDLMTHILETNARAVAAYLNAQIEAGAQAVMVFDTWGGALADGLYQRFSLAYMKQALEGVHREWNGVRVPHIVFTKGGGQWLEAIADTGPDAIGLDWTVDLAAARRRVGDRCALQGNFDPTALFAAPGAIRTEVRRLLDAYGNASGHVFNLGHGISQFTDPEHVAALVEEVHSYSRTLRQTA from the coding sequence GTGTCCCAAGCTCTGCAAAACGATACTTTCCTGCGCGCCCTGCTGCGCCAGCCGACCGAGTACACGCCGATCTGGCTGATGCGCCAGGCGGGCCGGTACCTGCCCGAATACAACGCGACACGCGCCAAGGCCGGCAGCTTCCTGGCGCTGGCCAAGAACCCCGCCTACGCGACCGAGGTCACGCTTCAGCCGCTCGAACGCTTCCCGCTCGACGCGGCGATCCTGTTCTCGGACATCCTCACCATTCCCGACGCCATGGGCCTCGGCCTGTCGTTCGAGGCCGGCGAAGGTCCACGCTTTGCGCACCCACTGCGTACCGAAGCCGACGTGCGCCGCCTTCAGGCGCCGGACCTCGACAGCCTGCGTTACGTTTTCGATGCCGTGAGCGAGATCCGCCGCGCCCTGAACGGCCGCGTGCCGCTCATTGGCTTCTCCGGCAGCCCGTGGACGCTCGCGTGCTACATGGTCGAAGGCGCCGGTTCGGCCGACTTCCGCACCGTCAAGACGATGATGTACGAGCGGCCCGACCTGATGACGCACATCCTCGAAACCAACGCGCGCGCCGTCGCCGCCTATCTCAACGCGCAAATCGAAGCGGGCGCGCAGGCCGTCATGGTGTTCGACACCTGGGGAGGCGCGCTGGCCGACGGTCTGTATCAGCGCTTCTCGCTCGCGTATATGAAGCAGGCGCTCGAAGGCGTGCACCGCGAGTGGAACGGCGTGCGCGTCCCGCATATCGTCTTCACCAAGGGCGGCGGCCAGTGGCTCGAAGCCATCGCCGACACCGGCCCGGACGCCATCGGCCTGGACTGGACGGTCGATCTCGCTGCCGCCCGTCGTCGCGTAGGCGATCGTTGTGCGCTGCAAGGCAATTTCGATCCGACAGCGCTCTTCGCGGCCCCCGGTGCCATCCGCACCGAGGTTCGCCGCCTGCTCGACGCCTACGGCAACGCATCAGGGCATGTCTTCAATCTCGGACACGGCATCTCGCAATTCACCGATCCGGAACACGTCGCCGCCCTCGTGGAGGAAGTCCACAGCTACAGCCGAACGCTGCGCCAAACGGCATGA
- a CDS encoding CoA-binding protein — protein sequence MDTTERLGRILSRDRVIAVVGLSPRPDRPSFTTSRYMQQHGYRIVPVNPQAADSGETILGETVYASLTEAADALRADGVRIQMVDCFRRSNDIPPIADEAVAIGATSLWMQLGIENDEAAAVALAAGLDVVMDRCVKIEYQRWLMQGGGLP from the coding sequence ATGGACACCACTGAACGTTTGGGTCGGATACTTTCGCGCGACCGGGTGATTGCCGTGGTCGGCCTGTCGCCGCGGCCGGACCGGCCGAGTTTCACCACGTCGCGTTATATGCAGCAGCACGGGTATCGCATCGTGCCGGTCAACCCGCAGGCTGCCGATTCCGGCGAGACGATTCTGGGCGAGACCGTCTACGCGAGCCTCACCGAGGCGGCCGACGCCTTGCGTGCCGACGGTGTGCGCATCCAGATGGTCGACTGCTTTCGCCGCAGCAACGACATTCCGCCGATTGCCGACGAAGCCGTGGCGATTGGCGCCACGAGTCTGTGGATGCAATTGGGCATCGAAAACGACGAGGCGGCTGCCGTGGCATTGGCCGCGGGGCTCGATGTCGTGATGGACCGTTGCGTCAAGATCGAGTATCAGCGCTGGCTGATGCAGGGCGGCGGGTTGCCGTAA
- a CDS encoding transporter substrate-binding domain-containing protein: protein MKTAARVAFTAGAALAVTLATGIPANVALAQSAAPSPMSSPAVHSRLDDIVKSGTLRACATGDYKPYSYRRPDGQFEGVDVDLVASLAKSLGVKPVIVPTTWKGLMDDFTAGKCDTAVGGISVTLDRAARAYYSNVVMVDGKSPIVRCADVAKYQTLADLNKPSTRAIANPGGTNERFARQYLPNASLTIYPDNVTIFQQIADGKADVMVTDSSETLLQHKINPALCPVNPDKPLQFGEKAYLLPRGDDVFKHYVDQWLNLAQKTGEYQGVVDKWLK, encoded by the coding sequence ATGAAGACGGCCGCCCGCGTGGCCTTCACGGCAGGGGCGGCGCTCGCCGTCACCCTCGCCACCGGTATCCCGGCGAACGTCGCACTGGCCCAATCCGCCGCGCCCAGCCCGATGTCGTCGCCTGCCGTCCACTCGCGGCTCGACGACATCGTGAAGTCGGGCACGTTGCGCGCCTGCGCGACCGGCGACTACAAGCCCTATTCGTATCGTCGCCCGGACGGGCAATTCGAAGGCGTCGACGTGGATCTGGTCGCTTCGCTGGCCAAGTCGCTCGGCGTGAAACCGGTCATCGTCCCCACGACGTGGAAAGGCCTGATGGACGACTTCACCGCAGGCAAGTGCGACACCGCCGTCGGCGGCATCTCGGTCACCCTTGATCGCGCCGCGCGCGCCTACTACAGCAACGTCGTGATGGTGGACGGCAAGTCACCCATCGTGCGCTGCGCCGACGTCGCGAAGTATCAGACGCTCGCCGACCTCAACAAGCCCAGCACCCGCGCCATCGCCAACCCGGGCGGCACCAACGAACGCTTCGCCCGCCAGTATCTGCCGAACGCTTCGCTCACGATCTATCCCGATAACGTCACGATCTTCCAGCAGATCGCCGACGGCAAGGCCGACGTCATGGTGACGGATTCCTCCGAAACCCTGCTCCAGCACAAGATCAATCCGGCCCTCTGTCCGGTCAATCCCGACAAGCCTCTCCAGTTTGGCGAGAAAGCCTACCTCCTGCCGCGCGGCGACGATGTCTTCAAGCATTACGTCGATCAGTGGCTCAATCTCGCCCAGAAAACCGGCGAGTATCAGGGAGTGGTCGACAAATGGCTGAAGTGA
- a CDS encoding alpha/beta hydrolase gives MTIDADLLAYYDLMARKYPTPENAPAPTPQEVRARFATVAVEALRPLPAGLRSETFEIPLPGRNLRARLYRPAGRTVPLVVYFHGGGWVVGDVDTHGTVAAFLAQDADVAVLSVDYRLAPEHPFPTPVDDAREALAWAAEQRARLGLSLDRLAVAGDSAGGHLAAQAAAWFNDRHPGIVGAQLLIYPVVQYRFDTPSYERLAHGVGLTRDEMRWYWKEFLAGVEPAANDVRVNLMAEAPRHPLPNSLVIAAEYDPLHDEAVDYARFVARTGSKAEVIEATGLTHSFARLQPFVPHARMVMHDAAQRLRAWLD, from the coding sequence ATGACCATCGACGCCGATCTGCTCGCCTACTACGACCTGATGGCGCGCAAGTACCCCACGCCGGAGAACGCCCCCGCACCGACCCCGCAAGAAGTCCGGGCCCGGTTCGCCACGGTGGCGGTCGAGGCCTTGCGCCCGCTGCCGGCAGGATTGCGAAGCGAGACGTTCGAGATCCCGTTGCCGGGCCGCAATCTGCGCGCAAGGCTGTACCGTCCGGCCGGTCGCACCGTGCCGCTCGTCGTGTACTTCCATGGCGGGGGCTGGGTCGTGGGTGACGTCGATACGCATGGCACCGTGGCGGCCTTCCTGGCACAGGACGCCGACGTTGCCGTGTTGAGCGTCGATTACCGGTTGGCGCCGGAGCATCCGTTCCCCACGCCGGTGGACGATGCCCGGGAAGCGTTGGCGTGGGCTGCCGAGCAGCGCGCCCGGCTGGGGTTGAGTCTGGACCGTCTGGCGGTGGCTGGCGACAGCGCTGGCGGGCATCTGGCCGCACAGGCGGCAGCGTGGTTCAACGACAGGCATCCGGGCATCGTCGGTGCGCAATTGCTGATCTATCCGGTCGTGCAGTACCGCTTCGACACGCCGAGTTACGAGCGTCTGGCGCATGGCGTTGGTCTCACGCGTGATGAAATGCGCTGGTATTGGAAGGAATTTCTCGCGGGCGTGGAGCCGGCGGCGAACGATGTGCGGGTGAATTTGATGGCGGAAGCGCCGCGGCATCCGTTACCGAACAGTTTGGTGATTGCGGCGGAATACGATCCGTTGCATGACGAAGCGGTGGACTATGCCAGGTTCGTCGCGCGCACGGGGTCGAAGGCGGAGGTGATCGAGGCCACGGGCCTCACCCACAGCTTCGCCCGGTTGCAGCCATTCGTGCCGCACGCGCGAATGGTGATGCACGATGCTGCGCAGCGGCTACGAGCGTGGCTGGACTGA